A window from Podospora bellae-mahoneyi strain CBS 112042 chromosome 1 map unlocalized CBS112042p_1, whole genome shotgun sequence encodes these proteins:
- a CDS encoding uncharacterized protein (COG:K; EggNog:ENOG503NTXG), which yields MAWGTEERVPAAPGSSKEKDTLSAEDGKKGRGLLPVPSRSSSQRASPTATGLSGATASDPRDSIGGHSKESKGRPTATPGQSEPNSPAAPSHKKKKGGFLAIFGCCGVPDNANGLEAEAPHRLDKIPARPATASRRTATPSGEQPSGSKTQLSEKEPGQQAQQSAAQPQKNGKRISGASTQDQSTVGDHDGESKQTTLVGAGSGNPSISVDPPHSVTSADETIHENASEKDAEGDVSMPDADNSRQQNAQGSVNNADEQLPKVPPPPPGPVPAVPNAPTSTSVENPAVFASEQQQERWLLPPQRPEHKGRKCLVLDLDETLVHSSFKILNQADFTIPVEIEGNFHNVYVIKRPGVDQFMKRVGELYEVVVFTASVSKYGDPLLDQLDIHNVVHHRLFRESCYNHQGNYVKDLSQVGRDLKDTIIIDNSPTSYIFHPQHAVPISSWFSDAHDNELLDLIPVLEDLATPNVRDVSLVLDVTL from the exons ATGGCTTGGGGCACTGAAGAGAGGGTGCCAGCGGCCCCTGGGAGTtccaaggagaaggacacGCTATCAGctgaggatgggaagaagggtCGGGGTCTTTTGCCCGTGCCATCACGGTCATCGTCTCAAAGAGCTTCACCGACGGCTACTGGCCTGAGCGGCGCAACTGCGAGCGACCCCAGAGATAGCATCGGCGGACATTCCAAGGAATCCAAAGGCA GACCGACAGCCACTCCGGGACAGTCTGAGCCAAACTCTCCGGCAGCTCCCTCTcataaaaagaagaagggtggaTTCTTGGCCATCTTTGGATGCTGTGGTGTTCCGGACAACGCCAATGGGCTGGAGGCTGAGGCCCCCCATCGTCTCGACAAGATCCCTGCTCGACCTGCCACAGCCAGCCGGCGAACAGCCACGCCATCGGGAGAGCAACCATCTGGGAGCAAGACGCAGCTGTCTGAGAAGGAGCCCGGTCAGCAAGCACAACAGTCGGCTGCGCAGCCCCAGAAGAACGGGAAGCGGATTTCTGGTGCTAGCACTCAGGATCAATCTACAGTGGGTGATCACGATGGCGAGTCGAAGCAGACAACGCTTGTCGGCGCAGGATCCGgcaacccatccatctcgGTGGACCCCCCACATAGCGTCACGAGCGCCGACGAGACGATTCACGAGAATGCTTCTGAAAAGGATGCAGAAGGTGATGTTTCTATGCCCGATGCTGACAACTCAAGGCAACAGAACGCCCAGGGATCCGTAAACAACGCGGACGAGCAGCTTCCCAAGgttcctccaccgcccccagGGCCTGTGCCGGCAGTGCCGAATGCGCCAACATCCACGTCAGTGGAAAACCCAGCTGTGTTTGCCtctgagcagcagcaggagagaTGGCTTCTGCCTCCCCAGAGGCCAGAGCACAAGGGCAGAAAAtgccttgttcttgatctGGATGAGACGCTTGTCCACAGCTCGTTTAAG ATCCTCAACCAAGCCGACTTCACGATACCTGTCGAGATCGAGGGCAACTTCCATAACGTCTACGTAATCAAGCGACCGGGAGTCGACCAGTTCATGAAGAGGGTTGGCGAGCTTTACGAGGTTGTTGTCTTTACAGCCTCCGTGTCTAAG TATGGCGACCCGCTACTCGACCAGCTGGACATCCACAACGTCGTCCACCATCGCCTCTTCCGCGAGAGTTGCTACAATCACCAGGGCAACTACGTCAAGGACTTGTCGCAAGTTGGCCGTGACCTCAAggacaccatcatcattgacAACTCGCCGACTTCGTACATCTTTCACCCTCAACACGCCGTCCCGATTAGCAGTTGGTTCTCGGATGCCCACGATAACGAATTGCTGGATTTAATTCCAGTCCTCGAAGACCTTGCCACTCCCAATGTACGAGATGTCAGCTTGGTCCTCGATGTCACTCTTTAA